The genome window AAACATAAAAAGTAGGGCTAATTAAAAGCTCTATTTTATTCCCGCATTTTTCATCGACTTAATTACTTCAAAAAATTATCTCAAAAAACATACGATAACGAGCAAAATATTTAGCAAAATAAGCATAAAAATTATCCGTTAAATTTAGCATGAAATTTGATGGATAAATTATTTTAATTCAAAAGGTAAAATGCTAACAAAAACCGTATTTTCGGTATTTGCTGAAGATATTGAGGCGATACAAAAGAGATATAAATATTTATTTGAAAATTATAGTTTTCAATACAAAATGGCAAAAATAGTCTGCATTTTACTTTTTGCCTTACTTTTATAAGCATTAAAATATGTATCATAAAAATTGAGTGTTTTCTGTATATGGGATTAATTTTTTGATTTTTAAAAAACTTTAGCACTAAATGTTTTATTGCAGATTAATTGTATATTTTTTGTAGCAAAAAAATTAAATTAGAATTTTATATTCAAAGGTCTTTATGCCTAAAATGATTTATCTACAAAACCCCTAGAACAAAAAATAAAGAAAAGAAAAATAGAACAAGTATCGGAAATTTATAAAAAGAAGGGGATTAATTAAGAAATAAATGGTGCGCTCGAAGGAATTCGAATCCCTGACCTTTTGAACCGCAATCAAATGCTCTATCCAGCTGAGCTACGAGCGCACTTTAAAAGAAATGTGAAGTATAGCCAAAGGTTTCTTAAATCTTTCATAAATTTTGATATATTTGTAAAAATTTCATTTTTTACCTACCCTACTACATCAAAATTTGCCGTAAGGCCATCAAATTTCAAATTTCTGCACCAAATTTGCCATATTTAATCGTCTATAAAAAATCTTTATGTTATCTTATGCGATAAATTTAGTTAAAAACAAGTACGCTTTATTTCAAGTAATAGCAAGCACTAAAACATAGAAATAAATTAAGGGAAAAAGCCAAAAAATTAATAGTAAAACAGCAAAGATAGTAAAAAAGCAAATTTCAAGCATCAGCAAGCAAAAAAGAGTAAAATTTGAAAAACGATAAAGAAAGGAAAGCCAAGTGATACATAAAATTTTAATCGCAAACCGCGGAGAGATCGCCGTTCGCGTAATTCGTGCCTGCAAAGACCTACACATCAAAAACGTCGCCATCTACACCAAGCCCGATCAAGACTGCCTGCACGTCAAAATAGCCGACGAGGCCTACCAGATCGGCATCGATCCGATCAAGGGCTACCTAGACGCCAAGCGCATAGTCGAGGTCGCAAAAGCATGCGGCGCAGACGCGATACACCCGGGCTACGGATTTTTGAGCGAAAACTACGAATTTGCCAAAGAGGTCGAGGATGCGGGGCTGGTTTTCATCGGACCTACTGCCGACGTCATCCGAAAAATGGGCAACAAAAACATCGCCCGCTATCTGATGAATAAAAACGGCATCCCTATCGTGCCCGGCACCGAAAAGCTAAACAACGAAACGATAGAAAACATCAAACTATATGCCGAACGCATCGGCTACCCGGTCATCCTAAAAGCTAGCGGCGGCGGCGGCGGACGGGGCATCCGCGTCGTGTGGAAGGAGGAGGAGTTAGAGTCTAGCTTTGAAAGCTGCAAGCGCGAGGCTAAGGCGTTTTTTAACAACGACGAAGTTTTTATGGAAAAATACGTCGTAAATCCGCGCCATATCGAATTTCAAATTTTAGGTGACAAATACGGCAACATCATCCACCTAGCCGAACGCGACTGCTCGATCCAGCGCCGCCACCAAAAGATCCTCGAGATAGCACCCAGCCCCACTATGAGCGAAAGCCTGCGAAAAAGCATGGGCGTGACCGCAGTCGCAGCGGCAAAGGCCGTAAACTACACCAACGCCGGCACGATCGAGTTTTTGCTCGATGATTACAACAACTTTTATTTTATGGAGATGAACACCCGTATCCAGGTCGAGCACGGCGTGACCGAGGAGATCACGGGCGTGGATCTCATCGTGCGCCAGATCCGCATCGCTGCCGGCGAGATCCTAGACATGGAGCAAAGCGACGTCATCACGCAGGGTTTTGCGATCGAGGCGCGTATCACCGCCGAGGACGCATGGCAAAATTTTATCCCAAGCCCCGGCGAGATCAGCGGTTACTACCCTGCTCTAGGCCCTTCCGTTCGCGTGGATAGCCATCTATATAAAGACTATCAGATACCGCCGTTTTACGATAGCTTGCTAGCTA of Campylobacter showae contains these proteins:
- a CDS encoding acetyl-CoA carboxylase subunit A — translated: MIHKILIANRGEIAVRVIRACKDLHIKNVAIYTKPDQDCLHVKIADEAYQIGIDPIKGYLDAKRIVEVAKACGADAIHPGYGFLSENYEFAKEVEDAGLVFIGPTADVIRKMGNKNIARYLMNKNGIPIVPGTEKLNNETIENIKLYAERIGYPVILKASGGGGGRGIRVVWKEEELESSFESCKREAKAFFNNDEVFMEKYVVNPRHIEFQILGDKYGNIIHLAERDCSIQRRHQKILEIAPSPTMSESLRKSMGVTAVAAAKAVNYTNAGTIEFLLDDYNNFYFMEMNTRIQVEHGVTEEITGVDLIVRQIRIAAGEILDMEQSDVITQGFAIEARITAEDAWQNFIPSPGEISGYYPALGPSVRVDSHLYKDYQIPPFYDSLLAKLIVRAPSYDLAVNKLKRALDEFTIEGSVKTTIPFLLSISKERDFRRGFFDTSYVENKMPTLLEKMKTKDNEDNEEVIAAIAAAIQRVKDARKFKEEHADE